From Skermanella sp. TT6, a single genomic window includes:
- a CDS encoding NAD(P)/FAD-dependent oxidoreductase translates to MTSCDFLIIGGGIAGASAAYELSSRGRVVLLEREAQPGYHSTGRSAALYTETYGNAAIRALTVGSRPFYDAAVASGFAAHPVLTPRGVVLVGRDDQRDGLDGAFRTGSVLTPSVELLDREATLALAPMLRPDYVAGAVWEPDAMDMDVHAIHQGYLRGLRARGGEVVTDAELTGLSRRDGTWRAETRAGAFEAPWIVNAAGAWADAVAGMAGLAPVGLVPKRRTAITFDPTPIPDEAGLPRWPMVCDVDETFYFKPEGGRLLGSPADETPVEPCDVQPEELDVALTVDRIERACLFKVRRIGHRWAGLRTFAPDKSPVVGPDPEAEGFFWLAGQGGYGIQTAPGMARTAAGLLADGRVPEDLAALGVKATDLAPERLRAP, encoded by the coding sequence ATGACTTCCTGCGACTTCCTGATCATCGGCGGCGGCATCGCCGGAGCTTCCGCGGCCTACGAGCTCTCGTCCCGCGGCCGCGTCGTGCTGCTGGAGCGCGAGGCCCAGCCGGGCTACCACTCGACCGGCCGCTCCGCCGCCCTCTATACCGAGACCTACGGCAACGCGGCGATCCGGGCGCTGACCGTCGGCAGCCGCCCCTTCTACGACGCCGCCGTGGCTTCGGGCTTCGCCGCGCATCCGGTGCTGACCCCGCGCGGCGTGGTGCTGGTCGGGCGGGACGACCAGAGGGACGGCCTGGACGGCGCCTTCCGCACCGGCAGCGTCCTGACGCCGTCGGTGGAATTGCTGGACCGCGAGGCGACCCTGGCGCTCGCCCCGATGCTTCGGCCGGACTATGTCGCGGGCGCGGTGTGGGAGCCGGACGCCATGGACATGGACGTCCACGCGATCCACCAGGGCTATCTGCGCGGGCTGCGCGCCCGGGGCGGCGAGGTCGTGACCGACGCGGAGCTGACGGGACTGAGCCGCCGGGACGGGACCTGGCGGGCGGAGACCCGCGCCGGAGCCTTCGAGGCCCCCTGGATCGTCAACGCCGCCGGGGCCTGGGCCGACGCGGTCGCCGGGATGGCGGGGCTGGCCCCGGTCGGCCTGGTGCCGAAACGCCGGACGGCGATCACCTTCGATCCCACGCCGATCCCGGACGAGGCCGGCCTGCCCCGCTGGCCGATGGTTTGCGACGTGGACGAAACGTTCTATTTCAAACCCGAGGGCGGCCGGCTCCTGGGCTCGCCGGCCGACGAGACGCCGGTCGAGCCTTGCGACGTCCAGCCGGAGGAACTCGACGTTGCCCTGACGGTTGACCGGATCGAGCGGGCGTGCCTGTTCAAGGTCCGGCGGATCGGCCACCGCTGGGCCGGGCTTCGCACCTTCGCCCCGGACAAGAGTCCGGTGGTGGGTCCCGACCCGGAGGCGGAAGGATTCTTCTGGCTGGCCGGCCAGGGCGGCTACGGCATCCAGACGGCGCCTGGAATGGCGCGGACCGCCGCCGGGCTGCTGGCCGACGGGCGGGTGCCGGAGGATCTCGCCGCCCTCGGCGTGAAGGCCACGGATCTGGCGCCGGAGCGGTTGCGGGCGCCCTGA
- the mutY gene encoding A/G-specific adenine glycosylase, whose translation MEPDELARSMLGWYDRHRRVLPWRAPAGRTADPYHVWLSEIMLQQTTVVTVGPYFQELLRRWPTVADLAAADLDAVLHAWAGLGYYARARNLHKCARVVADGHGGRFPDNEQELRQLPGIGAYTAAAVAAIAFDRRATVLDGNVERVMARLFAVEEPLPASKEKLRALADTITPDRRPGDYAQAVMDLGATVCTPRKPKCPRCPWHDGCAARAAGIAESLPRKTPKAEKPTRRGTAFWLLNPEGAVLLRRRPESGLLGGMIEVPSGDWLERPAQSLAAASVQAPFAASWRLLPGLVRHTFTHFHLELQVAAARLGAGDGDGWMRADGIWVPVDRLSEHAVPTVMRKVVRHALGSIGVPE comes from the coding sequence ATGGAACCGGACGAACTGGCCCGGTCGATGCTGGGCTGGTACGACCGGCACCGGCGCGTGCTGCCCTGGCGCGCGCCGGCCGGCAGGACCGCCGACCCCTACCATGTCTGGCTGTCGGAGATCATGCTCCAGCAGACCACGGTCGTCACCGTCGGACCCTATTTCCAGGAACTCCTGCGGCGCTGGCCGACCGTCGCCGACCTGGCGGCGGCCGACCTCGACGCCGTCCTCCACGCCTGGGCGGGGCTCGGCTACTACGCCCGGGCGCGCAACCTGCACAAGTGCGCCCGGGTGGTGGCCGACGGGCACGGCGGCCGGTTTCCCGATAATGAACAGGAATTGCGGCAACTTCCGGGCATCGGCGCCTATACCGCCGCGGCCGTCGCCGCCATCGCCTTCGACCGCCGCGCCACCGTGCTGGACGGCAACGTGGAACGCGTGATGGCGCGGCTTTTCGCGGTCGAGGAGCCGCTGCCGGCCTCCAAGGAGAAGCTCCGCGCGCTGGCCGACACCATCACGCCGGACCGGCGCCCCGGGGACTATGCCCAGGCCGTGATGGACCTGGGCGCCACTGTCTGCACGCCGCGCAAGCCGAAATGCCCGCGATGCCCCTGGCACGACGGCTGCGCCGCCCGGGCCGCCGGCATCGCCGAATCGCTGCCGCGCAAGACGCCCAAGGCGGAGAAGCCGACCCGCCGCGGCACGGCGTTCTGGCTGCTCAACCCCGAAGGCGCGGTGCTGCTGCGCCGCCGCCCCGAGAGCGGGCTGCTGGGCGGCATGATCGAGGTGCCGTCGGGCGACTGGCTGGAGCGGCCGGCCCAGAGCCTGGCCGCGGCCTCGGTCCAGGCGCCGTTCGCTGCGTCCTGGCGGCTGCTGCCCGGGCTGGTCCGCCATACCTTCACCCATTTTCACCTGGAACTTCAGGTCGCGGCCGCCCGACTCGGCGCCGGGGATGGCGACGGCTGGATGCGGGCCGACGGCATCTGGGTGCCGGTCGACCGGCTGTCGGAACACGCCGTTCCCACGGTGATGCGCAAGGTGGTACGGCATGCGCTGGGCAGCATTGGAGTTCCCGAATGA
- the smc gene encoding chromosome segregation protein SMC, with amino-acid sequence MQFVKLRISGFKSFVDPTELVIEPGMTGIVGPNGCGKSNLVEALRWVMGETSAKKMRGDDMDDVIFGGTDRRPARNIAEVTLGVDNSRRTAPAGFNEFDDLEIQRRIERGSGSDYRINGKLVRARDVQLLFADNASGANSPALVSQGRIGTLINAKPTERRVLLEEAAGITGLHSRRHEAELRLKAAEANLMRLDDVIVTMDAQLGTLRKQARQASRYRNLSEQVRRTEAVLLHIRWIAAQAALAAARLAFNDAEVLVRDRMGEVAAETTRRAADAEGLPRLRQAEAQAAQALQRLVIAREALDAEEKRVAEARTANQRRLAQVATDLARERALAEDAGTALARLADERDGLVEEQGDEAAVEEAARESLAEARERVEALDRELTALTERTAADDARRTALQRQSADLDQRLATATRRLDEQQRQRAALEAELASRPDIEAAEQAVAAAEEALDLARDRAEAAEHAKAAAEAAQARSRDALQAADGARARLKAEETALSELLESGSGDLFPPLIDAVAVAPDYEVAIAAALGDGLTAPLDEAAAVHWRAHPALDRTAPLPAGAEPLASRVKAPPALARCLDHIGVVAGAEEGNALAPTLLPGQILVTRDGASWRWDGLSVAAGAPTAAAIRLKQRNRLAELRLELESAEDTSVHAREEFEAARTAASEAAAQERRCRDAVRDAFGAVGRTRDQHAKLAQAAAAAASRLTALAEAVDRLDADRREAERQVAEARAALDALPESGRARERVAELRATLAETRADLAGRQNALDRTLREAQGRRQRLAAIEAERRGWTNRSDGADERLAELMERAETAKAELEELAGRPDEIEAERADLATRIADAERVRKRAADTLNEAEATLAATEKRLKQAETGLGDAREARVRAEAAVASARQTLEAVRERIAEKLECAPEQTAALADLPPGEPLPDPAGIEARLEKLARERENMGPVNLLAEAEAAELDQQIAGMQSERADLVAAIGRLRQGISSLNREARERLLASFETVDRHFQDMFVRLFGGGKAYLKLTEAEDPLDAGLEIYASPPGKRLQVLSLLSGGEQALTALSLLFAVFLTNPAPICVLDEVDAPLDEANVDRFCTLVEEMARVGATRFLIITHHRLTMARMDRLFGVTMGERGVSQLVSVDLRRAEELRGAA; translated from the coding sequence GTGCAGTTCGTCAAGCTCCGCATCTCCGGCTTCAAGTCGTTCGTCGACCCCACCGAACTGGTGATCGAGCCGGGCATGACCGGCATCGTCGGTCCCAACGGCTGCGGCAAGTCCAACCTGGTCGAGGCGCTCCGCTGGGTCATGGGCGAGACCTCGGCCAAGAAGATGCGCGGCGACGACATGGACGACGTCATCTTCGGCGGGACCGACAGGCGGCCGGCCCGCAACATCGCCGAGGTGACGCTGGGGGTGGACAACTCGCGGCGCACCGCCCCCGCCGGCTTCAACGAGTTCGACGACCTGGAGATCCAGCGCAGGATCGAGCGCGGCTCCGGGTCCGACTACCGGATCAACGGCAAGCTGGTGCGCGCCCGCGACGTCCAGTTGCTGTTCGCCGACAATGCCAGCGGCGCCAATTCCCCGGCATTGGTCAGCCAGGGCCGCATCGGCACCCTCATCAACGCCAAGCCGACCGAGCGCCGCGTCCTGCTGGAGGAGGCGGCCGGCATCACCGGGCTGCATTCCCGGCGCCATGAGGCGGAGCTGCGCCTGAAGGCGGCCGAGGCCAACCTGATGCGCCTGGACGACGTGATCGTCACCATGGACGCCCAGCTCGGCACGCTGCGCAAGCAGGCGCGGCAGGCCTCGCGCTACCGGAACCTCAGCGAACAGGTCCGCCGGACCGAGGCGGTGCTGCTCCACATCAGATGGATCGCGGCCCAGGCGGCGCTAGCGGCGGCGCGGCTCGCCTTCAACGATGCCGAGGTGCTGGTGCGCGACCGCATGGGCGAGGTCGCGGCCGAGACCACCCGGCGCGCCGCCGACGCCGAGGGGCTGCCCCGCCTCCGCCAGGCCGAGGCCCAGGCGGCTCAGGCGCTCCAGCGGCTGGTGATCGCCCGCGAGGCGCTGGACGCGGAGGAGAAGCGGGTCGCCGAGGCCCGGACCGCCAACCAGCGCCGGCTGGCCCAGGTCGCGACCGACCTGGCGCGCGAGCGGGCGCTGGCGGAGGACGCCGGGACGGCGCTGGCCCGCCTCGCCGACGAGCGGGACGGCCTGGTCGAGGAACAGGGCGACGAGGCCGCCGTCGAGGAGGCCGCCCGCGAGTCCCTGGCGGAGGCCCGCGAGCGTGTCGAGGCGCTGGACCGGGAGCTGACGGCGCTGACCGAGCGGACCGCGGCCGACGATGCCCGGCGCACCGCCCTTCAGCGGCAGTCCGCCGACCTGGACCAGCGGCTGGCGACCGCGACCCGCCGGCTCGACGAGCAGCAGCGCCAGCGCGCCGCCCTGGAGGCCGAGCTGGCGTCCCGCCCCGACATCGAGGCGGCGGAGCAAGCCGTCGCCGCCGCGGAGGAGGCGCTGGACCTCGCCCGCGACCGGGCCGAGGCGGCGGAACACGCCAAGGCGGCGGCCGAAGCGGCGCAGGCCCGGAGCCGCGATGCCCTGCAGGCGGCGGATGGCGCCCGCGCCCGGCTGAAGGCGGAGGAGACGGCGCTGTCGGAGCTTCTGGAGTCCGGCTCCGGCGACCTGTTCCCGCCGCTGATCGATGCCGTCGCCGTGGCGCCGGACTACGAGGTCGCGATCGCCGCGGCGCTGGGCGACGGCCTGACGGCACCGCTGGACGAGGCGGCGGCGGTCCACTGGCGGGCGCACCCGGCGCTCGACCGGACCGCGCCGCTGCCCGCCGGGGCGGAGCCGCTGGCCTCCCGGGTCAAGGCGCCCCCCGCCCTGGCCCGCTGCCTCGACCATATCGGCGTCGTCGCGGGTGCCGAGGAGGGCAACGCCCTGGCCCCGACCCTGCTGCCCGGCCAGATCCTGGTCACGCGCGACGGCGCGTCCTGGCGCTGGGACGGGCTGTCGGTCGCGGCGGGAGCGCCGACGGCGGCCGCGATCCGGCTGAAGCAGCGCAACCGCCTCGCCGAGCTTCGCCTGGAGCTGGAAAGCGCCGAGGATACCTCCGTCCACGCGCGGGAGGAGTTCGAGGCCGCCCGCACCGCCGCGTCGGAGGCGGCGGCCCAGGAACGGCGCTGCCGGGACGCCGTGCGGGACGCCTTCGGCGCGGTCGGCCGGACCCGCGACCAGCACGCCAAGCTGGCCCAGGCCGCTGCCGCCGCGGCCTCCCGCCTGACCGCCCTGGCCGAGGCGGTGGACCGCCTGGACGCCGACCGCCGCGAGGCCGAGCGCCAGGTCGCCGAGGCGCGGGCCGCCCTGGACGCGCTGCCCGAATCAGGCCGGGCGCGGGAGCGGGTCGCCGAGCTGCGCGCCACCCTGGCGGAGACCCGCGCCGATCTGGCCGGCCGGCAGAACGCGCTGGACCGCACCCTGCGCGAGGCCCAGGGCCGGCGCCAGCGCCTCGCCGCGATCGAGGCGGAACGGCGCGGCTGGACGAACCGGTCCGACGGGGCGGACGAGCGCCTGGCCGAACTGATGGAGCGCGCCGAGACCGCGAAGGCCGAGCTTGAGGAGCTGGCCGGCCGGCCCGATGAGATCGAGGCGGAGCGCGCCGACCTGGCGACCCGGATCGCCGATGCCGAACGGGTGCGCAAGCGCGCCGCCGACACCCTGAACGAGGCCGAAGCGACGCTGGCCGCCACCGAGAAGCGCCTGAAACAGGCCGAGACAGGGCTGGGCGACGCCCGCGAGGCCCGCGTGCGGGCGGAAGCCGCCGTGGCCTCGGCCCGCCAGACGCTGGAGGCGGTGCGGGAGCGGATCGCCGAGAAGCTGGAATGCGCGCCGGAGCAGACGGCCGCCCTGGCCGACCTGCCGCCCGGCGAGCCGCTTCCGGACCCGGCCGGCATCGAGGCGCGGCTGGAGAAGCTGGCGCGCGAGCGCGAGAACATGGGACCCGTCAACCTGCTGGCCGAGGCCGAGGCGGCCGAGCTGGACCAGCAGATCGCCGGCATGCAGAGCGAGCGCGCCGATCTGGTCGCCGCGATCGGCCGCCTGCGCCAGGGCATCTCCAGCCTCAACAGGGAGGCGCGGGAACGGCTGCTGGCCTCGTTCGAGACGGTGGACCGGCATTTCCAGGACATGTTCGTCCGGCTGTTCGGCGGCGGCAAGGCGTACCTGAAGCTGACCGAGGCGGAGGACCCGCTGGACGCCGGGCTGGAGATCTATGCCAGCCCGCCGGGCAAGCGGCTCCAGGTGCTGTCCCTGCTGTCGGGCGGCGAGCAGGCGCTGACCGCGCTGTCGCTGCTGTTCGCCGTGTTCCTGACCAACCCGGCGCCGATCTGCGTGCTGGACGAGGTGGACGCGCCCCTGGACGAGGCCAACGTCGACCGCTTCTGCACCCTGGTCGAGGAGATGGCCCGCGTCGGCGCCACCCGCTTCCTGATCATCACTCATCACCGCCTGACCATGGCCCGGATGGACCGGCTGTTCGGCGTCACCATGGGCGAGCGCGGCGTTTCCCAGCTGGTGTCCGTCGATCTGCGCCGCGCCGAGGAACTGCGGGGCGCCGCCTGA
- a CDS encoding DUF1194 domain-containing protein: MILIRSLAAAVLLLLAGAAARADQPVDLELVMAVDASGSITTGALEFQLRGHAAAFRSAEVAESLTVGGTRSVAVTLVQWAGPNTLEIVVPWARVADAADAKAFAERIGAMTRPPLDGSTAMGSAIDRAADLFDGNGFEAPRRIIDICSNGFSNSGVDVEGARDRAVARGITINALAILDEYDWLEDYYAESVIGGPFSFVRTAENRDSFAEAILRKLVEEIAGGYGGLERRRLAAR, encoded by the coding sequence ATGATCCTCATCCGAAGCCTGGCCGCGGCCGTCCTCCTCCTGCTGGCCGGCGCCGCCGCACGGGCCGACCAGCCGGTCGACCTTGAGTTGGTGATGGCCGTGGACGCGTCGGGCAGCATCACGACGGGCGCGCTGGAATTCCAGCTGCGCGGCCACGCGGCCGCCTTCCGCAGCGCCGAGGTGGCGGAGTCCCTGACCGTCGGCGGCACCCGGTCGGTCGCCGTCACGCTGGTCCAATGGGCGGGCCCCAACACCCTGGAGATCGTGGTGCCCTGGGCGCGGGTCGCGGACGCCGCCGACGCCAAGGCCTTCGCCGAACGGATCGGCGCGATGACACGGCCGCCCCTGGACGGCAGCACCGCCATGGGCAGCGCCATCGACCGGGCGGCCGACCTGTTCGACGGCAACGGCTTCGAGGCGCCCCGCCGGATCATCGACATCTGCAGCAACGGCTTCAGCAACAGCGGCGTGGACGTCGAGGGTGCCCGCGACCGCGCCGTGGCCCGGGGCATCACCATCAACGCCCTGGCGATCCTGGACGAATACGACTGGCTGGAGGATTATTACGCGGAGAGCGTCATCGGCGGCCCCTTCTCCTTCGTCCGCACCGCCGAGAACCGCGACAGCTTCGCCGAGGCCATCCTGCGCAAGCTGGTCGAGGAGATCGCGGGAGGGTACGGGGGGCTGGAACGGCGGCGGCTGGCGGCGCGGTGA
- a CDS encoding DUF721 domain-containing protein, producing the protein MAAPRPLARIVPKVAGKALGKRGMAFGTLITDWPTIMGPDLARSTLPQKLAFPPGQREGATLHLKVSGAAALDVQHSEPQVIERINAFFGYRAVDRIKLIQGPLPGAPRRPKVQRPMTPEEEAGIQRAAGPVEDPTLRDALVRLGRAIHAKTSS; encoded by the coding sequence ATGGCAGCCCCCCGCCCACTCGCCAGAATCGTGCCCAAGGTGGCCGGCAAGGCGCTGGGCAAGCGCGGCATGGCGTTCGGCACCCTGATCACGGACTGGCCGACCATCATGGGGCCGGACTTGGCCCGAAGCACCCTGCCCCAGAAGCTGGCCTTCCCGCCCGGCCAGCGCGAGGGGGCCACGCTGCACCTCAAGGTTTCAGGCGCCGCCGCTCTCGACGTGCAGCACTCCGAACCCCAGGTGATCGAACGGATCAACGCCTTCTTCGGCTACCGGGCCGTCGACCGGATCAAGCTGATCCAGGGTCCCCTGCCCGGCGCGCCGCGGCGCCCCAAGGTCCAGCGCCCCATGACGCCGGAGGAGGAGGCCGGCATCCAGCGGGCCGCCGGTCCGGTCGAGGATCCGACCCTGCGCGACGCGCTGGTGCGGCTCGGAAGGGCGATCCACGCCAAGACGAGTTCCTGA
- a CDS encoding macro domain-containing protein, translating into MINFRTGDILAADVEAIVNTVNCVGIMGRGIALQFKNAFPENFKAYEAACARDEVQPGNMFVFETRSLTNPRFIINFPTKRHWRGNSRMEDIDSGLKALVEEIHARGIRSIAIPPLGSGLGGLDWADVRPRIVEALSSFDDLRVIVFEPNNTLVTTKSREIPAMTPGRAALVALMHRYLGGLMDPFVTLIELHKLMYFMQEAGEPLRLQYTKGPYGPYAENLRHVLRAVEGHLVSGYADGGDSPDKQLELVPGAVKDAGSFLSDKQETRVRFDRVARLVEGFETPFGLELLATVHWVATKENAVSREAAVSRAYAWNERKKRFSPRQIGIAFQTLQSKGWIPNT; encoded by the coding sequence GTGATTAATTTCAGGACAGGAGATATTTTGGCGGCAGACGTCGAAGCAATCGTCAATACAGTCAACTGTGTCGGAATCATGGGCCGGGGGATTGCCCTTCAGTTCAAGAATGCGTTTCCTGAAAATTTCAAAGCTTATGAAGCGGCTTGCGCACGCGACGAAGTGCAGCCCGGCAATATGTTCGTCTTCGAAACCCGCTCCCTCACGAATCCGAGATTCATCATCAACTTTCCTACCAAGCGGCATTGGCGTGGCAATAGCCGAATGGAAGACATCGACTCCGGTTTGAAGGCGCTTGTCGAAGAAATCCATGCACGCGGCATTCGCTCGATCGCGATCCCGCCGCTCGGCAGCGGCCTTGGAGGACTCGATTGGGCAGATGTGCGCCCACGGATCGTGGAAGCTTTGTCCAGCTTCGATGATCTGCGGGTGATCGTCTTTGAACCTAACAATACACTCGTCACCACTAAGTCGCGCGAGATTCCGGCCATGACGCCTGGGCGTGCTGCGCTCGTGGCGTTGATGCATCGCTATCTCGGCGGACTGATGGATCCGTTCGTGACACTGATCGAACTGCATAAGCTGATGTACTTCATGCAGGAAGCGGGTGAACCGTTGCGGCTTCAGTACACGAAAGGGCCGTATGGCCCATATGCTGAAAATCTCCGGCATGTTCTGCGCGCGGTCGAAGGACACCTTGTATCAGGTTACGCCGATGGCGGCGACTCACCGGACAAGCAGCTCGAACTGGTTCCAGGCGCGGTCAAGGACGCCGGATCCTTCTTGTCGGACAAGCAAGAAACGAGAGTGCGCTTCGATCGCGTCGCCCGGCTTGTGGAAGGATTCGAGACACCATTCGGGTTGGAACTTCTCGCCACGGTGCACTGGGTAGCGACCAAGGAGAATGCCGTCAGCCGAGAAGCCGCGGTTTCCAGGGCCTATGCCTGGAACGAGCGCAAGAAGCGGTTTTCTCCACGCCAGATCGGCATCGCCTTCCAGACCCTGCAGAGCAAGGGTTGGATTCCAAACACCTGA
- a CDS encoding DsbA family protein, giving the protein MRRYMLGLAMVAVVAVGAGVGLVNTGVIAKEKPAPEVIAPAQAGTVPDDDSTPKPTQVVQAQLAQGQAAQAQVAQAAEKNDPLSERVLGDPNAPITILEYSSLTCPHCASFHANTLPQLKKDYIDTGKAKLVFRDFPFDRAALQASMLARCSNPERYFGFLDVLFKSQNKWAGASDPAQALAQTGKLAGVGEQQFQACMGNEALANKLIERRLEAEQKYQVQSTPTFVILRGDATEKIVGAQPIAEFARVLDKLGS; this is encoded by the coding sequence TTGCGCCGCTATATGCTGGGATTGGCCATGGTCGCCGTGGTCGCTGTTGGGGCCGGCGTCGGCCTCGTGAACACCGGCGTCATCGCCAAGGAGAAACCGGCACCCGAAGTCATCGCGCCCGCGCAGGCCGGGACCGTCCCGGACGACGACTCCACGCCGAAGCCGACCCAGGTGGTCCAGGCCCAGCTCGCCCAGGGCCAGGCGGCCCAGGCCCAGGTGGCGCAGGCCGCCGAGAAGAACGACCCGCTGAGCGAGCGCGTGCTGGGCGACCCCAACGCGCCGATCACGATCCTGGAATATTCCTCGCTGACCTGCCCGCACTGCGCCAGCTTCCACGCCAACACGCTGCCGCAGCTGAAGAAGGACTACATCGACACCGGCAAGGCCAAGCTGGTGTTCCGGGACTTTCCGTTCGACCGGGCGGCGCTCCAGGCGAGCATGCTGGCCCGCTGCTCCAACCCGGAGCGGTACTTCGGCTTCCTCGACGTGCTGTTCAAGAGCCAGAACAAGTGGGCCGGCGCCAGCGATCCGGCCCAGGCGCTGGCCCAGACCGGCAAGCTGGCGGGCGTCGGCGAGCAGCAGTTCCAGGCCTGCATGGGCAACGAGGCGCTGGCCAACAAGCTGATCGAGCGCCGGCTGGAAGCCGAGCAGAAGTACCAGGTCCAGTCCACGCCGACCTTCGTGATCCTGCGCGGCGACGCCACGGAGAAGATCGTGGGCGCCCAGCCGATCGCCGAGTTCGCCCGCGTGCTCGACAAGCTGGGTTCCTGA
- a CDS encoding DUF4433 domain-containing protein, whose translation MPIPDRPKIYHIVHVDNLASIVADGCLWPDSVMVKRQRAAVIGNSEIKADRLHLPVDCHAGTYVGDYVPFYLCPRSVMLYVISKRNHPNVTYKDGQEPVVHLVADMQEVVAWAAVKERRWAFTDINAASRAADFYNDLADLDRLNWAAIAARNWASCRDHKMAEFLMHENFPWELVRGVAVYSERTGTRAIAALGKTEHRPKVKVKKDWYY comes from the coding sequence ATGCCGATACCTGATCGTCCAAAGATCTACCATATCGTTCACGTGGATAATCTCGCGTCGATAGTCGCGGACGGGTGCTTGTGGCCGGACTCCGTCATGGTAAAGCGGCAGAGGGCGGCAGTTATTGGAAACAGCGAGATCAAGGCTGATCGACTGCATCTGCCCGTTGATTGCCATGCGGGTACCTACGTCGGCGACTACGTTCCTTTCTATCTTTGCCCGCGCTCGGTGATGCTCTATGTCATTTCTAAGCGCAACCATCCCAATGTAACGTACAAGGATGGTCAGGAACCGGTCGTGCATCTCGTAGCGGACATGCAGGAGGTTGTAGCCTGGGCAGCCGTCAAAGAGCGTCGCTGGGCATTCACGGACATCAATGCGGCCAGTCGGGCGGCTGATTTCTACAATGATCTTGCTGATCTCGATAGGCTGAATTGGGCAGCGATTGCTGCAAGAAACTGGGCTTCCTGCCGAGATCACAAGATGGCAGAATTTCTTATGCACGAGAACTTCCCATGGGAGCTAGTCAGGGGAGTCGCCGTATACTCGGAACGAACTGGCACCCGTGCGATCGCAGCCCTAGGAAAAACTGAGCACAGACCAAAAGTGAAAGTAAAAAAAGATTGGTACTATTGA
- a CDS encoding NAD(P)/FAD-dependent oxidoreductase, with protein MSGMLDCLIVGGGPGGLTAAIYLVRYRRDILVVDEDKSRCAWIPNSHNHAGFMEGINGIELLERMRCQARQYGARIDTGSIASLRRLGDRGFRATTADGVELDAETVILATGVIDDQPRLPNLFDTVQRGLIRVCPICDAYEVIDRKVAVIGHGRDALGEVLFIRGYTSDLTLLTLGTPMNLTADDRAKLSDLGIAIVEEQVERVTEEAGRITKVILKSGAELAFDTLYSALGTLARSTLAGQLGADMNNQGRLAVDSHCQTSVPGFYAVGDVVEGLNQISVSMGQAAVAATAIHNLLRQRDGLIPPGRTPADPKPKLTEETVLASDAQDAG; from the coding sequence ATGTCCGGCATGCTCGATTGCCTGATCGTCGGCGGCGGCCCCGGCGGATTGACGGCCGCCATCTATCTCGTGCGCTACAGGCGCGACATCCTGGTGGTGGACGAGGATAAGAGCCGATGCGCCTGGATCCCGAACTCCCATAACCACGCGGGCTTCATGGAGGGCATCAACGGCATCGAGCTGCTGGAGCGGATGCGGTGCCAGGCCCGACAATACGGCGCCCGCATCGATACGGGCTCGATCGCCTCGCTGCGCCGCCTGGGCGACCGCGGTTTCCGCGCCACCACCGCCGACGGCGTCGAGCTGGACGCCGAGACCGTCATCCTGGCGACCGGCGTGATCGACGACCAGCCCCGCCTGCCCAACCTGTTCGACACGGTGCAGCGCGGCCTGATCCGGGTTTGCCCGATCTGCGACGCCTACGAGGTGATCGACCGCAAGGTGGCGGTGATCGGCCACGGTCGCGACGCCCTGGGCGAGGTGCTGTTCATCCGCGGCTACACGTCGGACCTGACCCTGCTGACGCTCGGCACGCCGATGAACCTGACGGCCGACGACCGTGCCAAGCTGTCGGACCTGGGCATCGCGATCGTCGAGGAACAGGTGGAGCGGGTGACCGAGGAGGCCGGCCGGATCACCAAGGTGATCCTGAAGAGCGGCGCCGAGCTGGCCTTCGACACGCTCTATTCCGCCCTCGGCACGCTGGCCCGCTCGACGCTGGCCGGCCAGCTCGGCGCCGACATGAACAACCAGGGCCGCCTGGCCGTGGACAGCCACTGCCAAACCTCCGTCCCCGGCTTCTACGCCGTGGGCGACGTGGTGGAGGGGCTGAACCAGATCTCCGTCTCCATGGGTCAGGCGGCGGTCGCGGCGACCGCGATCCACAACCTGCTGCGCCAGCGCGACGGCCTGATCCCGCCCGGCCGGACGCCTGCCGACCCGAAGCCGAAGCTGACGGAGGAGACGGTGCTGGCGAGCGACGCGCAAGACGCCGGGTGA